The following are encoded in a window of Dysidea avara chromosome 4, odDysAvar1.4, whole genome shotgun sequence genomic DNA:
- the LOC136253239 gene encoding NACHT, LRR and PYD domains-containing protein 3-like isoform X2 produces MEMSLQEQKRVLTSNREFIVDNLDADDVIDELVQEKMIGRDAAQRVQLEVMTRVDKNRIIVDQLSIAGPGMLEKFCEILRRKKRQTFIAEELEKCSKRPAVKYNALVVRRLQARYLRYLSTDWPHYYVRLALVKGKKVTRADKDLEEITMLTLQGQVDEILLKKEQLGELRDIFHYQNKPCPRLILIMGGPGIGKTTLANEICVKWAKGGGFLAEDFDIVILIPLRSVQQRSIEEVMMEHIGEETYEQVKKSAGSKCLVILEGLDEMAAERRESDPFLVRVLKECTLLEEAIIIITSRPHACEKLDANRKVEVVGFGKEEIREFVEKSFTNDVKCVEEFSQQLKEYPHLESLSYVPMNLAMIVDIFESSEKKLPSTITQLYRLFIVMTLDRQVRKENERKQVCSTVTAANSVVEKLCEVLAGVPKEAVRTLLLLCRLAYHGFFDWYSERRWTKWKDPKIIFTVADLKECGIEEVTAEWDGYGLFKATHTRQLPTNTITYNFSHLTIQEFLCAVYISTLSQEEQQRLLTTNFSDYPNVFIFLCGVTGIVSCEMFQLAFYGECSDCITAVKCLYESQQTSPPQPVTPIRLKIRGSLLPYDIVCISHVMSCYPVYELHITESHIGDKGAELLVKHYPNKNTTGQLLEMLDVYNNDLTIDGLVHIMKIVKTCSASLKLLNFRVNPNISDDGMSLISSELQYNNILTELRVPVCGLTAKSAICISKVLEKCSLQVLEISYNKIGDDGITAIAGALSCSQISKLCICKCDITLTGASSLAEQLLVNNNVRILDVTGNPITVEGARLILQSAVDNGVCQEVLIYHNVFSKLRGDEDYRNDDEVQRMMTTLEQRKIQEMSRLKEQESDEEYVTCSEDDGQLLQQENTQQHNTNSEDDDQLIRQEETTDQNVQLNSGISRYGTCHHKKCSIM; encoded by the exons ATGGAAATGAGCTTGCAGGAACAGAAGAGAGTGTTGACTAGCAACCGTGAATTCATTGTTGATAATCTGGACGCTGACGACGTGATTGACGAGCTAGTTCAGGAGAAGATGATCGGCCGCGATGCTGCGCAACGGGTACAACTGGAGGTGATGACTAGAGTGGACAAGAATAGAATTATTGTTGATCAACTAAGTATCGCTGGACCAGGTATGCTGGAGAAGTTTTGTGAGATTTTGAGGAGGAAAAAGCGACAAACGTTCATAGCAGAAGAATTGGAGAAAT GTAGCAAACGTCCTGCTGTGAAGTACAATGCATTGGTTGTTAGAAGGTTACAGGCCAGGTACCTCAGATACTTGTCCACTGACTGGCCACACTATTATGTTCGACTGGCTCTGGTAAAAGGAAAAAAGGTGACAAGAGCAGATAAGGACTTGGAAGAGATAACAATGCTAACATTACAAGGACAAGTTGATGAAATATTGTTGAAAAAGGAGCAACTTGGTGAACTGAGGGACATCTTCCACTACCAGAACAAACCTTGTCCTCGACTGATACTAATAATGGGAGGCCCAG gtataggcaagacAACCCTTGCCAATGAGATCTGTGTGAAGTGGGCTAAGGGGGGTGGATTTTTAGCTGAGGACTTTGATATAGTGATCCTGATACCATTAAGGTCAGTCCAGCAAAGGTCAATTGAAGAAGTGATGATGGAGCACATTGGGGAGGAGACATATGAGCAAGTGAAGAAGTCAGCAGGTAGCAAATGTCTAGTGATCCTTGAAGGATTGGATGAGATGGCAGCTGAACGTCGAGAGAGTGATCCATTTTTAGTACGTGTGTTAAAGGAGTGTACATTGTTGGAGGAagccataataataattacatcaaGACCGCATGCTTGTGAGAAGCTGGATGCTAACAGGAAAGTAGAAGTGGTAGGATTTGGCAAAGAAGAAATCCGAGAGTTTGTGGAGAAGTCATTTACCAATGATGTGAAATGTGTTGAGGAGTTTTCACAGCAGCTGAAGGAGTATCCTCATCTAGAGAGTTTGTCATATGTGCCTATGAATTTAGCAATGATAGTTGATATATTTGAGTCTAGTGAGAAGAAGCTTCCATCCACCATTACACAACTGTACCGACTGTTCATAGTGATGACCCTAGATAGACAAGTTAGGAAGGAGAATGAGAGGAAACAAGTGTGTTCAACTGTCACAGCAGCTAATAGTGTTGTGGAAAAATTGTGTGAAGTATTAGCAGGTGTCCCCAAAGAAGCAGTGAGGacattattgttattgtgtagGTTAGCTTATCATGGTTTCTTTGACTGGTACTCTGAAAGAAGATGGACTAAATGGAAGGATCCAAAGATCATCTTTACTGTGGCAGACCTGAAGGAGTGTGGTATAGAAGAGGTGACAGCTGAGTGGGACGGATATGGCCTTTTCAAAGCTACACACACACGCCAGTTACCCACTAACACTATCACATACAATTTTTCACACTTAACCATCCAGGAGTTCTTGTGCGCTGTTTATATTTCAACCTTATCACAAGAAGAACAGCAACGTCTACTGACTACAAACTTTAGTGACTATCCTAATGTTTTCATATTTTTGTGTGGAGTAACTGGAATAGTGTCCTGTGAAATGTTCCAGCTTGCATTTTATGGGGAATGTAGTGATTGTATAACAGCAGTAAAGTGTTTGTATGAGAGTCAGCAAACTAGTCCACCTCAACCAGTCACACCCATCAGACTAAAGATAAGAGGCAGTTTACTACCTTACGATATTGTGTGTATTTCCCATGTGATGTCATGTTATCCAGTTTATGAGTTGCATATCACAGAGAGTCATATTGGAGACAAGGGAGCTGAATTGTTAGTAAAGCATTACCCCAACAAGAATACTACTGGTCAACTACTGGAAATGTTAGATGTTTATAACAACGATCTCACTATTGATGGGCTGGTACACATAATGAAGATTGTGAAGACAT GTAGTGCCTCATTAAAATTGTTAAATTTTCGTGTTAATCCTAATATCAGTGATGATGGGATGTCATTAATATCAAGTGAACTCCAATACAATAACATTCTGACTGAGCTGAGGGTACCAGTCTGTGGATTAACAGCAAAAA GTGCCATTTGTATCAGTAAAGTGTTGGAGAAGTGTTCGCTACAAGTCCTTGAGATTTCATACAATAAAATTGgtgatgatggcattacagcCATTGCAGGAGCACTTAGTTGCAGTCAGATTAGTAAACTGTGCATTTGTAAGTGTGACATTACTCTTACTGGAGCAAGTTCACTTGCAGAACAATTACTAGTTAACAATAATGTTAGAATATTAGATGTGACAGGTAATCCCATCACTGTGGAGGGAGCTCGTCTAATACTACAGTCAGCTGTGGACAATGGAGTCTGTCAAGAAGTTTTAATTTATCACAATGTGTTCAGTAAGCTAAGGGGTGATGAAGACTACCGAAATGATGATGAAGTGCAGAGGATGATGACCACATTGGAACAGAGGAAGATACAAGAG ATGTCAAGACTAAAAGAGCAGGAAAGTGATGAAGAATATGTTACATGTAGTGAAGATGATGGCCAACTT TTACAACAGGAGAACACACAACAACACAATACAAACAGTGAAGATGACGATCAACTTATAAGACAAGAGGAGACCACAG ATCAGAATGTCCAGTTGAATAGTGGAATATCCAGGTATGG GACATGTCACCACAAGAAATGTAGCATCATGTAG
- the LOC136253239 gene encoding NACHT, LRR and PYD domains-containing protein 3-like isoform X6 translates to MEMSLQEQKRVLTSNREFIVDNLDADDVIDELVQEKMIGRDAAQRVQLEVMTRVDKNRIIVDQLSIAGPGMLEKFCEILRRKKRQTFIAEELEKCSKRPAVKYNALVVRRLQARYLRYLSTDWPHYYVRLALVKGKKVTRADKDLEEITMLTLQGQVDEILLKKEQLGELRDIFHYQNKPCPRLILIMGGPGIGKTTLANEICVKWAKGGGFLAEDFDIVILIPLRSVQQRSIEEVMMEHIGEETYEQVKKSAGSKCLVILEGLDEMAAERRESDPFLVRVLKECTLLEEAIIIITSRPHACEKLDANRKVEVVGFGKEEIREFVEKSFTNDVKCVEEFSQQLKEYPHLESLSYVPMNLAMIVDIFESSEKKLPSTITQLYRLFIVMTLDRQVRKENERKQVCSTVTAANSVVEKLCEVLAGVPKEAVRTLLLLCRLAYHGFFDWYSERRWTKWKDPKIIFTVADLKECGIEEVTAEWDGYGLFKATHTRQLPTNTITYNFSHLTIQEFLCAVYISTLSQEEQQRLLTTNFSDYPNVFIFLCGVTGIVSCEMFQLAFYGECSDCITAVKCLYESQQTSPPQPVTPIRLKIRGSLLPYDIVCISHVMSCYPVYELHITESHIGDKGAELLVKHYPNKNTTGQLLEMLDVYNNDLTIDGLVHIMKIVKTCSASLKLLNFRVNPNISDDGMSLISSELQYNNILTELRVPVCGLTAKSAICISKVLEKCSLQVLEISYNKIGDDGITAIAGALSCSQISKLCICKCDITLTGASSLAEQLLVNNNVRILDVTGNPITVEGARLILQSAVDNGVCQEVLIYHNVFSKLRGDEDYRNDDEVQRMMTTLEQRKIQEMSRLKEQESDEEYVTCSEDDGQLENTQQHNTNSEDDDQLIRQEETTDQNVQLNSGISRTCHHKKCSIM, encoded by the exons ATGGAAATGAGCTTGCAGGAACAGAAGAGAGTGTTGACTAGCAACCGTGAATTCATTGTTGATAATCTGGACGCTGACGACGTGATTGACGAGCTAGTTCAGGAGAAGATGATCGGCCGCGATGCTGCGCAACGGGTACAACTGGAGGTGATGACTAGAGTGGACAAGAATAGAATTATTGTTGATCAACTAAGTATCGCTGGACCAGGTATGCTGGAGAAGTTTTGTGAGATTTTGAGGAGGAAAAAGCGACAAACGTTCATAGCAGAAGAATTGGAGAAAT GTAGCAAACGTCCTGCTGTGAAGTACAATGCATTGGTTGTTAGAAGGTTACAGGCCAGGTACCTCAGATACTTGTCCACTGACTGGCCACACTATTATGTTCGACTGGCTCTGGTAAAAGGAAAAAAGGTGACAAGAGCAGATAAGGACTTGGAAGAGATAACAATGCTAACATTACAAGGACAAGTTGATGAAATATTGTTGAAAAAGGAGCAACTTGGTGAACTGAGGGACATCTTCCACTACCAGAACAAACCTTGTCCTCGACTGATACTAATAATGGGAGGCCCAG gtataggcaagacAACCCTTGCCAATGAGATCTGTGTGAAGTGGGCTAAGGGGGGTGGATTTTTAGCTGAGGACTTTGATATAGTGATCCTGATACCATTAAGGTCAGTCCAGCAAAGGTCAATTGAAGAAGTGATGATGGAGCACATTGGGGAGGAGACATATGAGCAAGTGAAGAAGTCAGCAGGTAGCAAATGTCTAGTGATCCTTGAAGGATTGGATGAGATGGCAGCTGAACGTCGAGAGAGTGATCCATTTTTAGTACGTGTGTTAAAGGAGTGTACATTGTTGGAGGAagccataataataattacatcaaGACCGCATGCTTGTGAGAAGCTGGATGCTAACAGGAAAGTAGAAGTGGTAGGATTTGGCAAAGAAGAAATCCGAGAGTTTGTGGAGAAGTCATTTACCAATGATGTGAAATGTGTTGAGGAGTTTTCACAGCAGCTGAAGGAGTATCCTCATCTAGAGAGTTTGTCATATGTGCCTATGAATTTAGCAATGATAGTTGATATATTTGAGTCTAGTGAGAAGAAGCTTCCATCCACCATTACACAACTGTACCGACTGTTCATAGTGATGACCCTAGATAGACAAGTTAGGAAGGAGAATGAGAGGAAACAAGTGTGTTCAACTGTCACAGCAGCTAATAGTGTTGTGGAAAAATTGTGTGAAGTATTAGCAGGTGTCCCCAAAGAAGCAGTGAGGacattattgttattgtgtagGTTAGCTTATCATGGTTTCTTTGACTGGTACTCTGAAAGAAGATGGACTAAATGGAAGGATCCAAAGATCATCTTTACTGTGGCAGACCTGAAGGAGTGTGGTATAGAAGAGGTGACAGCTGAGTGGGACGGATATGGCCTTTTCAAAGCTACACACACACGCCAGTTACCCACTAACACTATCACATACAATTTTTCACACTTAACCATCCAGGAGTTCTTGTGCGCTGTTTATATTTCAACCTTATCACAAGAAGAACAGCAACGTCTACTGACTACAAACTTTAGTGACTATCCTAATGTTTTCATATTTTTGTGTGGAGTAACTGGAATAGTGTCCTGTGAAATGTTCCAGCTTGCATTTTATGGGGAATGTAGTGATTGTATAACAGCAGTAAAGTGTTTGTATGAGAGTCAGCAAACTAGTCCACCTCAACCAGTCACACCCATCAGACTAAAGATAAGAGGCAGTTTACTACCTTACGATATTGTGTGTATTTCCCATGTGATGTCATGTTATCCAGTTTATGAGTTGCATATCACAGAGAGTCATATTGGAGACAAGGGAGCTGAATTGTTAGTAAAGCATTACCCCAACAAGAATACTACTGGTCAACTACTGGAAATGTTAGATGTTTATAACAACGATCTCACTATTGATGGGCTGGTACACATAATGAAGATTGTGAAGACAT GTAGTGCCTCATTAAAATTGTTAAATTTTCGTGTTAATCCTAATATCAGTGATGATGGGATGTCATTAATATCAAGTGAACTCCAATACAATAACATTCTGACTGAGCTGAGGGTACCAGTCTGTGGATTAACAGCAAAAA GTGCCATTTGTATCAGTAAAGTGTTGGAGAAGTGTTCGCTACAAGTCCTTGAGATTTCATACAATAAAATTGgtgatgatggcattacagcCATTGCAGGAGCACTTAGTTGCAGTCAGATTAGTAAACTGTGCATTTGTAAGTGTGACATTACTCTTACTGGAGCAAGTTCACTTGCAGAACAATTACTAGTTAACAATAATGTTAGAATATTAGATGTGACAGGTAATCCCATCACTGTGGAGGGAGCTCGTCTAATACTACAGTCAGCTGTGGACAATGGAGTCTGTCAAGAAGTTTTAATTTATCACAATGTGTTCAGTAAGCTAAGGGGTGATGAAGACTACCGAAATGATGATGAAGTGCAGAGGATGATGACCACATTGGAACAGAGGAAGATACAAGAG ATGTCAAGACTAAAAGAGCAGGAAAGTGATGAAGAATATGTTACATGTAGTGAAGATGATGGCCAACTT GAGAACACACAACAACACAATACAAACAGTGAAGATGACGATCAACTTATAAGACAAGAGGAGACCACAG ATCAGAATGTCCAGTTGAATAGTGGAATATCCAG GACATGTCACCACAAGAAATGTAGCATCATGTAG
- the LOC136253239 gene encoding NACHT, LRR and PYD domains-containing protein 3-like isoform X3, which translates to MEMSLQEQKRVLTSNREFIVDNLDADDVIDELVQEKMIGRDAAQRVQLEVMTRVDKNRIIVDQLSIAGPGMLEKFCEILRRKKRQTFIAEELEKCSKRPAVKYNALVVRRLQARYLRYLSTDWPHYYVRLALVKGKKVTRADKDLEEITMLTLQGQVDEILLKKEQLGELRDIFHYQNKPCPRLILIMGGPGIGKTTLANEICVKWAKGGGFLAEDFDIVILIPLRSVQQRSIEEVMMEHIGEETYEQVKKSAGSKCLVILEGLDEMAAERRESDPFLVRVLKECTLLEEAIIIITSRPHACEKLDANRKVEVVGFGKEEIREFVEKSFTNDVKCVEEFSQQLKEYPHLESLSYVPMNLAMIVDIFESSEKKLPSTITQLYRLFIVMTLDRQVRKENERKQVCSTVTAANSVVEKLCEVLAGVPKEAVRTLLLLCRLAYHGFFDWYSERRWTKWKDPKIIFTVADLKECGIEEVTAEWDGYGLFKATHTRQLPTNTITYNFSHLTIQEFLCAVYISTLSQEEQQRLLTTNFSDYPNVFIFLCGVTGIVSCEMFQLAFYGECSDCITAVKCLYESQQTSPPQPVTPIRLKIRGSLLPYDIVCISHVMSCYPVYELHITESHIGDKGAELLVKHYPNKNTTGQLLEMLDVYNNDLTIDGLVHIMKIVKTCSASLKLLNFRVNPNISDDGMSLISSELQYNNILTELRVPVCGLTAKSAICISKVLEKCSLQVLEISYNKIGDDGITAIAGALSCSQISKLCICKCDITLTGASSLAEQLLVNNNVRILDVTGNPITVEGARLILQSAVDNGVCQEVLIYHNVFSKLRGDEDYRNDDEVQRMMTTLEQRKIQEMSRLKEQESDEEYVTCSEDDGQLVRQEENTQQHNTNSEDDDQLIRQEETTDQNVQLNSGISRTCHHKKCSIM; encoded by the exons ATGGAAATGAGCTTGCAGGAACAGAAGAGAGTGTTGACTAGCAACCGTGAATTCATTGTTGATAATCTGGACGCTGACGACGTGATTGACGAGCTAGTTCAGGAGAAGATGATCGGCCGCGATGCTGCGCAACGGGTACAACTGGAGGTGATGACTAGAGTGGACAAGAATAGAATTATTGTTGATCAACTAAGTATCGCTGGACCAGGTATGCTGGAGAAGTTTTGTGAGATTTTGAGGAGGAAAAAGCGACAAACGTTCATAGCAGAAGAATTGGAGAAAT GTAGCAAACGTCCTGCTGTGAAGTACAATGCATTGGTTGTTAGAAGGTTACAGGCCAGGTACCTCAGATACTTGTCCACTGACTGGCCACACTATTATGTTCGACTGGCTCTGGTAAAAGGAAAAAAGGTGACAAGAGCAGATAAGGACTTGGAAGAGATAACAATGCTAACATTACAAGGACAAGTTGATGAAATATTGTTGAAAAAGGAGCAACTTGGTGAACTGAGGGACATCTTCCACTACCAGAACAAACCTTGTCCTCGACTGATACTAATAATGGGAGGCCCAG gtataggcaagacAACCCTTGCCAATGAGATCTGTGTGAAGTGGGCTAAGGGGGGTGGATTTTTAGCTGAGGACTTTGATATAGTGATCCTGATACCATTAAGGTCAGTCCAGCAAAGGTCAATTGAAGAAGTGATGATGGAGCACATTGGGGAGGAGACATATGAGCAAGTGAAGAAGTCAGCAGGTAGCAAATGTCTAGTGATCCTTGAAGGATTGGATGAGATGGCAGCTGAACGTCGAGAGAGTGATCCATTTTTAGTACGTGTGTTAAAGGAGTGTACATTGTTGGAGGAagccataataataattacatcaaGACCGCATGCTTGTGAGAAGCTGGATGCTAACAGGAAAGTAGAAGTGGTAGGATTTGGCAAAGAAGAAATCCGAGAGTTTGTGGAGAAGTCATTTACCAATGATGTGAAATGTGTTGAGGAGTTTTCACAGCAGCTGAAGGAGTATCCTCATCTAGAGAGTTTGTCATATGTGCCTATGAATTTAGCAATGATAGTTGATATATTTGAGTCTAGTGAGAAGAAGCTTCCATCCACCATTACACAACTGTACCGACTGTTCATAGTGATGACCCTAGATAGACAAGTTAGGAAGGAGAATGAGAGGAAACAAGTGTGTTCAACTGTCACAGCAGCTAATAGTGTTGTGGAAAAATTGTGTGAAGTATTAGCAGGTGTCCCCAAAGAAGCAGTGAGGacattattgttattgtgtagGTTAGCTTATCATGGTTTCTTTGACTGGTACTCTGAAAGAAGATGGACTAAATGGAAGGATCCAAAGATCATCTTTACTGTGGCAGACCTGAAGGAGTGTGGTATAGAAGAGGTGACAGCTGAGTGGGACGGATATGGCCTTTTCAAAGCTACACACACACGCCAGTTACCCACTAACACTATCACATACAATTTTTCACACTTAACCATCCAGGAGTTCTTGTGCGCTGTTTATATTTCAACCTTATCACAAGAAGAACAGCAACGTCTACTGACTACAAACTTTAGTGACTATCCTAATGTTTTCATATTTTTGTGTGGAGTAACTGGAATAGTGTCCTGTGAAATGTTCCAGCTTGCATTTTATGGGGAATGTAGTGATTGTATAACAGCAGTAAAGTGTTTGTATGAGAGTCAGCAAACTAGTCCACCTCAACCAGTCACACCCATCAGACTAAAGATAAGAGGCAGTTTACTACCTTACGATATTGTGTGTATTTCCCATGTGATGTCATGTTATCCAGTTTATGAGTTGCATATCACAGAGAGTCATATTGGAGACAAGGGAGCTGAATTGTTAGTAAAGCATTACCCCAACAAGAATACTACTGGTCAACTACTGGAAATGTTAGATGTTTATAACAACGATCTCACTATTGATGGGCTGGTACACATAATGAAGATTGTGAAGACAT GTAGTGCCTCATTAAAATTGTTAAATTTTCGTGTTAATCCTAATATCAGTGATGATGGGATGTCATTAATATCAAGTGAACTCCAATACAATAACATTCTGACTGAGCTGAGGGTACCAGTCTGTGGATTAACAGCAAAAA GTGCCATTTGTATCAGTAAAGTGTTGGAGAAGTGTTCGCTACAAGTCCTTGAGATTTCATACAATAAAATTGgtgatgatggcattacagcCATTGCAGGAGCACTTAGTTGCAGTCAGATTAGTAAACTGTGCATTTGTAAGTGTGACATTACTCTTACTGGAGCAAGTTCACTTGCAGAACAATTACTAGTTAACAATAATGTTAGAATATTAGATGTGACAGGTAATCCCATCACTGTGGAGGGAGCTCGTCTAATACTACAGTCAGCTGTGGACAATGGAGTCTGTCAAGAAGTTTTAATTTATCACAATGTGTTCAGTAAGCTAAGGGGTGATGAAGACTACCGAAATGATGATGAAGTGCAGAGGATGATGACCACATTGGAACAGAGGAAGATACAAGAG ATGTCAAGACTAAAAGAGCAGGAAAGTGATGAAGAATATGTTACATGTAGTGAAGATGATGGCCAACTTGTAAGACAAGAG GAGAACACACAACAACACAATACAAACAGTGAAGATGACGATCAACTTATAAGACAAGAGGAGACCACAG ATCAGAATGTCCAGTTGAATAGTGGAATATCCAG GACATGTCACCACAAGAAATGTAGCATCATGTAG